A region from the Triticum aestivum cultivar Chinese Spring chromosome 3D, IWGSC CS RefSeq v2.1, whole genome shotgun sequence genome encodes:
- the LOC123075120 gene encoding uncharacterized protein produces the protein MPPVPAAASSSVPSVPPERTPTGGTASPGNSMAPLESTPTATEAAASPGNSVVPPESNPTASPPPSVTEPERLSLSIQDESTTPLLSVDVHDLHKHAIEFLEESKGYPVLADPAAGFAKLLELFAAAESKAMYAGDLKAAASILSKAATDGKLPVNLAGTAKRLASEAMKLASEVETRRIFFLFGEDSLVLLPLGVPDSALLVMVLH, from the coding sequence ATGCCCCCGGTGCCTGCCGCGGCGTCATCGAGCGTCCCCAGCGTGCCCCCGGAGAGAACCCCTACGGGGGGCACGGCGTCGCCGGGCAACTCTATGGCGCCCCTGGAGAGCACCCCTACGGCTACGGAGGCCGCGGCGTCGCCGGGCAACTCTGTGGTGCCCCCGGAGAGCAACCCTACGGCGAGCCCCCCGCCCTCTGTCACCGAGCCAGAGCGGCTTTCTTTATCCATCCAAGATGAATCCACAACTCCCCTGCTTTCGGTGGACGTCCACGACCTGCACAAGCATGCCATCGAGTTCTTGGAGGAATCGAAAGGATACCCTGTCCTCGCGGATCCTGCCGCCGGGTTCGCCAAGCTACTGGAGCTGTTCGCCGCGGCCGAGTCAAAGGCCATGTATGCGGGAGATCTGAAGGCGGCCGCCTCCATCTTGAGCAAAGCTGCCACCGATGGCAAACTTCCGGTGAATCTCGCGGGCACCGCGAAGAGGCTGGCATCTGAGGCGATGAAACTCGCGTCCGAGGTGGAGACCAGGCGTATTTTTTTTCTCTTTGGCGAGGATTCGCTCGTGCTGCTGCCTCTCGGCGTCCCAGATAGCGCGCTGCTGGTCATGGTGCTGCACTGA